Proteins encoded together in one Vitis vinifera cultivar Pinot Noir 40024 chromosome 4, ASM3070453v1 window:
- the LOC109121435 gene encoding microtubule-destabilizing protein 60: MLLPQLISLQFTMENPHTRPAQKFVKASSHSAVPWSSTNREVVRYNIPPQQAFRSPSWVSQKPPTKENTKPVEFKLHTQQRALKRAMFNYSVATKLYFIEQQKKLEERVQKMIQEEEVKLLRKEMIPRAQLMPFFDRPFYPQRSNRPLTVPKEPCFHNLSSKCWSSGVDDFSAVSSYEAH; this comes from the exons ATGCTGCTACCACAATTAATATCCCTTCAGTTCACTATGGAGAACCCACACACCAGACCTGCTCAAAAG TTTGTGAAGGCTAGTTCACATTCTGCTGTTCCATGGAGCTCTACTAATAGAGAAGTTGTGAGATACAATATTCCACCTCAGCAGGCTTTCAGAAGCCCTTCTTGG GTTTCTCAAAAGCCCCCCACAAAAGAAAACACCAAACCAGTAGAATTCAAACTCCACACCCAACAAAGAGCGCTAAAACGTGCCATGTTCAACTATTCA GTAGCAACCAAGCTATATTTCATAGAGCAACAGAAGAAGCTAGAAGAGAGGGTGCAGAAG ATGATACAGGAGGAAGAGGTCAAGCTGCTGAGAAAGGAGATGATCCCTAGAGCCCAATTGATGCCTTTTTTTGATAGACCCTTCTATCCACAAAG ATCAAATAGGCCTTTGACGGTTCCTAAAGAGCCATGTTTCCACAACTTGAGTAGCAAATGCTGGAGCAGTGGAGTTGATGATTTTTCAGCAGTGTCCAGCTATGAAGCCCATTAA
- the LOC100262160 gene encoding microtubule-destabilizing protein 60 isoform X2 — translation MLLSQLSLQFIMESSHTRAAQKLVKASSQSAVPWSSTNRGVVRYNIPAQQGFRSHSWVFQKPPLKENTKPVEFKLHTQQRAVKRAMFNYSVATKLYFMEQQKKLEERLQKLIEEEEVRMLRKEMIPRAQLMPFFDRPFYPQRSNRPLTVPREPCFHNLSSKCWSCISCGGLYDFHQQCPAMKPIK, via the exons ATGCTTCTATCACAATTATCACTTCAATTCATTATGGAGAGTTCACACACCAGAGCTGCTCAAaag CTTGTGAAGGCTAGTTCACAGTCTGCAGTTCCATGGAGCTCAACTAATAGAGGAGTGGTGAGATACAACATTCCGGCTCAACAGGGCTTCAGAAGCCATTCATGG GTTTTTCAAAAGCCCCCATTGAAGGAAAACACCAAGCCAGTGGAATTCAAGCTCCACACCCAACAAAGAGCGGTCAAACGGGCAATGTTCAACTACTCG GTAGCAACCAAGCTATATTTCATGGAGCAACAGAAGAAACTAGAAGAAAGGTTGCAGAAG TTGATAGAGGAGGAGGAGGTTAGGATGCTGAGGAAGGAGATGATTCCTAGAGCCCAATTGATGCCTTTCTTTGATAGACCCTTCTATCCACAAAG ATCAAATAGGCCTTTGACAGTTCCAAGAGAGCCATGTTTCCACAACTTAAGCAGCAAATGCTGGAGCTGCATCTCCTGCGGTGGACTCTATGATTTTCATCAGCAATGTCCGGCTATGAAGCCCATTAAATAG
- the LOC100262160 gene encoding microtubule-destabilizing protein 60 isoform X1 codes for MLLSQLSLQFIMESSHTRAAQKLVKASSQSAVPWSSTNRGVVRYNIPAQQGFRSHSWSKDYLKDQLGDKSKVFQKPPLKENTKPVEFKLHTQQRAVKRAMFNYSVATKLYFMEQQKKLEERLQKLIEEEEVRMLRKEMIPRAQLMPFFDRPFYPQRSNRPLTVPREPCFHNLSSKCWSCISCGGLYDFHQQCPAMKPIK; via the exons ATGCTTCTATCACAATTATCACTTCAATTCATTATGGAGAGTTCACACACCAGAGCTGCTCAAaag CTTGTGAAGGCTAGTTCACAGTCTGCAGTTCCATGGAGCTCAACTAATAGAGGAGTGGTGAGATACAACATTCCGGCTCAACAGGGCTTCAGAAGCCATTCATGG TCAAAAGATTATCTCAAAGATCAACTCGGTGACAAATCTAAG GTTTTTCAAAAGCCCCCATTGAAGGAAAACACCAAGCCAGTGGAATTCAAGCTCCACACCCAACAAAGAGCGGTCAAACGGGCAATGTTCAACTACTCG GTAGCAACCAAGCTATATTTCATGGAGCAACAGAAGAAACTAGAAGAAAGGTTGCAGAAG TTGATAGAGGAGGAGGAGGTTAGGATGCTGAGGAAGGAGATGATTCCTAGAGCCCAATTGATGCCTTTCTTTGATAGACCCTTCTATCCACAAAG ATCAAATAGGCCTTTGACAGTTCCAAGAGAGCCATGTTTCCACAACTTAAGCAGCAAATGCTGGAGCTGCATCTCCTGCGGTGGACTCTATGATTTTCATCAGCAATGTCCGGCTATGAAGCCCATTAAATAG